The Helianthus annuus cultivar XRQ/B chromosome 16, HanXRQr2.0-SUNRISE, whole genome shotgun sequence genome includes a window with the following:
- the LOC110924012 gene encoding malonyl-coenzyme A:anthocyanin 3-O-glucoside-6''-O-malonyltransferase-like, whose translation MASLPILTVLEQAQVSPPEATVGDRLLPLTYFDFLWLAQPPIHNIFFYELSITQTQFIQTIIPNLKHSLSITLQHFFPFAGNLLVFPTSAKKPEIRYVEGDSVAVTFAESNLDFNELTANHPRDCEKFYHLIPPLDHVQKTSDSTNIPLFFVQVTLFSNSGISIGMTNHHCLGDASTRFNFLKAWTSIAQSGSDESFLANGTMPFYDRLIKNPKLEESYLKFARLETFKEYQPPKLEPTDKVRATFILPRTVLLRLKELVTTQVPTIAYVSCFSVACAYIWSCIASSTRENELQISGFMIDCRARMNPALPASYFGNCVGWCYVPAQSKVLTGKEGFVTAAKLLGESLHERLTDKDGIMKDIVFDDLFSSGVPPTIIGIAGTPKLKFYDMDFGWGKPRKIETVSIDYSQSVSMNACREKDEDLEIGLSLPINQIKLFVNTFEEGLKPYV comes from the coding sequence ATGGCTTCCCTGCCCATCTTGACTGTTCTTGAACAGGCACAAGTATCACCACCAGAGGCCACTGTAGGCGATAGGTTGTTACCACTTACTTACTTCGACTTCTTGTGGCTAGCCCAACCTCCTATTCACAACATATTCTTTTACGAGCTCTCCATCACACAAACTCAATTCATTCAAACCATTATTCCCAACCTCAAACATTCCTTGTCCATCACTCTTCAACATTTTTTTCCATTTGCTGGTAACTTACTTGTGTTTCCTACATCTGCCAAAAAGCCCGAAATCCGCTATGTTGAGGGTGATTCTGTCGCAGTTACTTTTGCAGAATCTAACCTTGATTTCAACGAACTCACCGCAAACCATCCCCGAGATTGTGAGAAGTTTTACCATCTTATACCTCCACTAGATCACGTTCAAAAAACTTCAGATTCCACAAACATCCCGTTGTTCTTCGTTCAAGTGACACTCTTTTCAAACTCTGGAATATCTATTGGGATGACAAATCACCATTGCCTTGGTGATGCTAGCACCAGGTTTAATTTCTTGAAGGCGTGGACATCGATTGCTCAATCTGGTTCTGATGAGTCGTTTCTAGCTAATGGAACGATGCCGTTTTATGATAGactgatcaaaaaccctaaactaGAGGAAAGTTATCTAAAATTTGCTCGACTTGAAACATTCAAAGAGTACCAACCTCCCAAACTTGAACCAACAGATAAAGTTCGAGCCACATTTATATTGCCTCGGACCGTGCTCCTTAGATTAAAAGAATTGGTGACGACACAAGTACCAACAATAGCATACGTATCATGTTTTTCTGTTGCATGTGCTTATATATGGAGTTGCATAGCGAGTAGTACACGCGAGAATGAGCTGCAAATCTCCGGTTTCATGATCGATTGTAGAGCGCGAATGAATCCCGCACTCCCAGCAAGCTACTTCGGCAACTGTGTTGGTTGGTGTTATGTTCCGGCACAAAGCAAAGTATTAACGGGAAAAGAAGGGTTCGTGACTGCTGCAAAACTGCTTGGAGAAAGTCTACATGAGAGATTGACTGATAAAGATGGAATCATGAAAGATATAGTATTTGATGACTTGTTTTCCAGTGGGGTTCCTCCTACAATAATTGGGATTGCTGGAACACCAAAGCTTAAGTTTTATGATATGGATTTTGGGTGGGGAAAGCCCAGAAAGATTGAAACTGTTTCTATTGATTATAGTCAATCGGTATCCATGAATGCATGCAGAGAAAAGGATGAGGATTTGGAAATTGGTCTTAGCCTTCCGATCAATCAGATTAAGTTATTTGTCAATACATTTGAGGAAGGCTTAAAACCATACGTTTAG